The Nocardia higoensis genome has a segment encoding these proteins:
- a CDS encoding DNA-formamidopyrimidine glycosylase family protein, whose product MPEGDTVFFAANRLRLALAGKTLVRSDFRVPRYATLDLSGELVDEVVSYGKHLFIRVGEVSIHTHLKMEGVWRTYCVGERWTRPRVQARLVLTTDDTEAVGFSLGAVDVVRRADEHTIIGHLGPDLLGPNWDAEEAERRLAADPERAIGLALLDQRNLAGIGNKYRSEICFLRRVHPAVPVAQVPDLPALINESHRVLHAAAYRPPWRELVYGRARMPCKRCGANIVVRALGESVPMSDRFIQRERGIYFCPRCQPAPE is encoded by the coding sequence GTGCCCGAAGGTGACACCGTCTTCTTCGCCGCCAACCGGCTGCGCCTGGCGCTGGCGGGCAAGACGCTGGTGCGCAGCGACTTCCGGGTGCCGAGGTACGCCACGCTCGATCTGTCCGGCGAGCTGGTGGATGAGGTCGTCAGCTACGGAAAACATCTGTTCATCCGGGTCGGGGAGGTCAGCATCCACACCCACCTGAAGATGGAGGGGGTGTGGCGCACCTACTGTGTCGGCGAGCGCTGGACCCGCCCACGGGTGCAGGCCCGGCTGGTGCTGACCACCGACGACACCGAGGCGGTCGGATTCTCCCTCGGCGCGGTCGACGTGGTGCGGCGCGCGGACGAACACACCATCATCGGCCACCTCGGTCCCGATCTGCTCGGCCCGAACTGGGACGCCGAGGAGGCCGAGCGCAGGCTGGCGGCCGACCCTGAGCGCGCCATCGGCCTGGCCCTGCTCGACCAGCGCAACCTGGCCGGAATCGGCAACAAGTACCGCAGCGAGATCTGCTTCCTGCGTCGCGTGCACCCGGCCGTGCCGGTCGCGCAGGTGCCGGATCTGCCCGCTCTGATCAACGAATCGCATCGCGTCCTGCACGCCGCGGCGTACCGCCCGCCCTGGCGCGAACTGGTCTACGGACGCGCCAGGATGCCGTGCAAGCGGTGTGGTGCGAACATCGTGGTGCGCGCGCTCGGCGAGAGCGTGCCGATGTCGGACCGGTTCATTCAACGCGAGCGCGGAATCTACTTCTGCCCGCGCTGCCAGCCCGCGCCGGAGTGA
- a CDS encoding GMC family oxidoreductase N-terminal domain-containing protein, giving the protein MELTAKQRAALELICDTFAPGDGLGLPSATALGVPDVMLSMLARDPDPSGGRQLATLLGLWDSPLFGLFAGAGPRSFSKLSPAEREKVLLKLGESRIGAKRSVFQALKKGTLLSYYVAPGPEGFNPLWKQMEYPGPPGKLAGAAQPALKPVGYSQDTTLDCDVVVVGSGAGGGTAAAVLAEAGLNVVVLERGGYYDDADFGAGELDALTKLYAPGPNGTAEGQLTLVAGGCLGGGTVVNWSTSLRTPDPVRQEWASLGATQFATEEFDAALDAVEKRISVTFDRSTISARDTVLERGARALGWDMGPLPRNVTDACDAGVECGRCGYGCRVGAKQSATKTWLADAAEHGARLVVGADVRHIEVKAGRAEGVVAITDSGARLHVRAKAVVVSAGAVQTPALLRRSGLRNKNIGAHLRLHPASAVFGVFAEQLRPWEGGLQTRISRQHADLDGDGYGVIYETGPVHPGMLVGFMNWRGGEAHRNAMLDLARTASIGVITRDRDSGRVDVDKAGHPVVKYTLSDRDRDHLHTGIVGAAQLLEAAGAKKIYSGHQSGASYRPGEQGSHAEFAAACAASGYAPGRCGVAALHIMGSARMGGSREDAALDPDGATWEVPNVVVADASCFPTSSGVNPMVSIEAIAYMNAERLAARLG; this is encoded by the coding sequence ATGGAGCTGACGGCAAAGCAGCGCGCTGCGCTCGAGCTGATCTGCGATACCTTCGCGCCCGGGGACGGGCTCGGCCTGCCCTCGGCCACCGCCCTCGGCGTCCCCGACGTCATGTTGTCGATGCTCGCCCGCGATCCGGACCCCTCGGGCGGCAGGCAATTGGCGACGCTGCTCGGCCTGTGGGACAGCCCGCTGTTCGGCCTGTTCGCCGGTGCGGGCCCGCGCTCGTTCTCCAAGCTCTCGCCCGCCGAGCGCGAGAAGGTGCTGCTGAAGCTGGGCGAATCGCGGATCGGCGCCAAGCGCTCGGTGTTCCAGGCGCTCAAGAAGGGCACCTTGCTGTCCTACTACGTCGCGCCGGGGCCGGAGGGCTTCAATCCGCTGTGGAAGCAGATGGAATACCCCGGTCCGCCCGGAAAGCTCGCCGGCGCGGCCCAGCCCGCGCTGAAACCGGTCGGCTACAGCCAGGACACCACCCTGGACTGCGATGTCGTGGTGGTCGGCTCCGGCGCGGGCGGCGGGACCGCGGCCGCTGTGCTCGCCGAGGCCGGGCTGAACGTGGTCGTCCTCGAACGCGGCGGCTACTACGACGACGCCGACTTCGGCGCGGGCGAACTCGACGCGCTGACCAAGCTCTACGCGCCCGGTCCCAACGGCACCGCCGAAGGCCAGCTCACCCTGGTCGCCGGCGGCTGCCTGGGCGGCGGCACGGTCGTCAACTGGAGCACCTCGCTGCGCACCCCGGACCCGGTGCGCCAGGAGTGGGCGAGCCTCGGCGCGACCCAGTTCGCCACCGAGGAGTTCGACGCGGCGCTCGACGCTGTGGAGAAGCGGATCTCGGTCACCTTCGACAGGTCCACCATCTCCGCGCGCGACACCGTGCTGGAACGCGGCGCGCGGGCGCTGGGCTGGGACATGGGCCCGCTGCCGCGCAATGTCACCGACGCCTGCGACGCGGGCGTGGAATGCGGTCGCTGCGGTTACGGCTGCCGGGTGGGTGCCAAGCAGTCCGCCACCAAGACCTGGCTGGCCGACGCCGCCGAGCACGGCGCGCGCCTGGTCGTCGGCGCGGACGTGCGCCACATCGAGGTGAAGGCGGGCCGGGCCGAGGGCGTCGTCGCGATCACCGACAGCGGCGCGCGCCTGCACGTGCGCGCCAAGGCGGTCGTGGTGTCGGCCGGTGCGGTGCAGACCCCCGCGCTGCTGCGCCGCTCGGGCCTGCGCAACAAGAACATCGGCGCACACCTGCGCCTGCACCCGGCCTCGGCGGTCTTCGGCGTCTTCGCCGAGCAATTGCGCCCGTGGGAAGGCGGGCTGCAGACCCGGATCTCGCGCCAGCACGCCGACCTCGACGGCGACGGCTACGGCGTCATCTACGAGACCGGTCCGGTGCACCCCGGCATGCTCGTCGGCTTCATGAACTGGCGCGGCGGCGAAGCCCATCGCAACGCGATGCTGGACCTGGCGCGCACCGCCTCGATCGGCGTCATCACGCGGGACAGGGACAGTGGCCGCGTCGATGTGGACAAGGCCGGGCATCCCGTCGTCAAGTACACCCTGTCCGACCGCGACCGCGATCACCTGCACACCGGAATCGTCGGTGCCGCACAGCTTCTCGAAGCCGCGGGGGCGAAGAAGATCTACTCCGGACATCAGTCCGGCGCGAGCTACCGGCCGGGCGAGCAGGGCTCACACGCGGAGTTCGCCGCGGCCTGCGCGGCTTCCGGCTACGCGCCCGGCCGCTGCGGCGTGGCGGCGCTGCACATCATGGGCTCGGCGCGGATGGGCGGCAGCCGCGAGGATGCCGCGCTCGACCCGGACGGCGCGACCTGGGAGGTGCCCAATGTCGTGGTCGCCGACGCCTCCTGCTTCCCGACGTCCTCGGGCGTGAACCCGATGGTCTCGATCGAGGCGATCGCCTACATGAACGCCGAGCGACTGGCCGCCCGGCTCGGCTGA
- a CDS encoding DUF742 domain-containing protein, with the protein MNDQRESWFDDEAGPLVRLYAVTRGRSDGRPELNMLTLVVYSGSAILRRTEPEYAEILRLSRTVQSIAELAAQMNLPLTTMKVLVGDLIDDGLLDHRAPEPAPDTGPPRDVGMLRAVLRGIQAL; encoded by the coding sequence ATGAACGACCAGCGTGAGTCCTGGTTCGACGACGAGGCCGGACCGTTGGTCCGTCTCTACGCGGTCACGCGCGGACGGTCGGACGGCCGTCCCGAGCTGAACATGCTCACGCTCGTGGTGTATTCGGGCTCGGCGATCCTGCGCCGCACCGAGCCCGAATACGCGGAGATCCTGCGACTGAGCCGCACGGTGCAGTCCATCGCGGAACTCGCTGCCCAGATGAACCTGCCGCTGACCACGATGAAAGTCCTCGTCGGCGACCTCATCGACGACGGACTGCTCGATCATCGCGCACCGGAACCCGCGCCCGACACGGGCCCGCCGCGCGACGTGGGCATGCTGCGGGCGGTGCTCAGGGGCATCCAGGCGCTCTGA
- a CDS encoding roadblock/LC7 domain-containing protein, producing the protein MTTPKPPKPRSLDWLLDDLIDRLPDVRYAVVLSTDGLLLGHSTKIDRSDAERFCAMASTLHGVARSAGMHFEAGGVHQTVVELDRAVLFITAAGDNACLAVLTAESANMGMVAYEMNQTVQRVGVHLSVDPRPHPFDEAGLRQP; encoded by the coding sequence GTGACGACTCCCAAGCCCCCCAAGCCCCGTAGCCTCGATTGGCTGTTGGACGACCTGATCGATCGTCTGCCCGACGTCCGCTACGCCGTCGTGCTGTCGACCGACGGCCTGCTGCTCGGCCACAGCACCAAGATCGACCGCTCCGACGCCGAACGCTTCTGCGCGATGGCCTCCACCCTGCACGGCGTCGCTCGCAGCGCGGGCATGCACTTCGAAGCGGGCGGCGTGCACCAGACGGTCGTCGAACTCGATCGGGCCGTGCTGTTCATCACCGCCGCCGGTGACAACGCCTGCCTGGCCGTGCTCACCGCCGAATCGGCCAACATGGGCATGGTCGCCTACGAGATGAACCAGACCGTGCAACGCGTCGGTGTCCACCTGTCCGTCGACCCACGACCTCATCCGTTCGATGAGGCCGGCCTGCGGCAGCCATGA
- a CDS encoding ATP-binding protein, producing the protein MISSSIKRLLPTDVLKPSSRARIRGPIGIRTRLLAIVLIPSLALLAIGIGGALYLVDDGRESQDFSDVAAAVTTPAIRMVEAMQDERQASLLHLAGSPRGTESLVVARRNADAALDGLYDLAQSAKEAQGEVASDVDGYSEIYDQLPQLRSAIDARVIPAAQVSMVFSTVIDTVVQASLVAAEIAPTPEIAVGLYNAVHALRAGEAVVRAASIGITAMLTGQLPAGQLSEFASQVGDARGEVAFSTGIVEGERLAELQAIIAGPDWQRLVAMEDAFIQRGPVEAEDSSPGSGSSSSSSSSSGSNAGAGSTSSNGSSGSTESDVALPMSAEDWERTADAVSAQLMGLWENLSRDQHAVAIAEGDELARNSFWAGGGILAIALIAFAAAMLLANRFVGRMRGLRRETLELADEKLPATIRKLSAGQDLEAGEDIAPLKFGNDEIGQVADAFNRAYASAVSAAVAEGKTRAGVNAVFLNIAHRSQVMVHRQLVLLDKAEREEEDPARLDTLFQLDHLATRSRRNAENLVILGGEQPGRRWRNPVPLVELVRSAVAESLDYTRIQAGKLPEVRVLGNVVADLIHLIAELTDNATAFSPPESRVEVSGNLVGKGLALEITDQGLGMSEAELTERNELLAEPPDFSVAALSGDARLGLFVVAKLAARHGISVRLADSDYGGVKAIVLVPTSLLSTGREQAQVTAGPTAIPAAPAAPVPPQTGGYPAPHPSTTTTAVMQPIGGGLAGRGSFNGFVPPATTVSTVSAPGAPVEQPPAAPVKPALPRRRRQSPATAEPTPADTPPPSPAAARPRTAEQARTLMSAIENGTRQGRLNRIDTDAGHPASDHKEGAGDDSQAPQAP; encoded by the coding sequence GTGATCAGCAGCAGTATCAAGCGCCTATTACCGACCGATGTGCTGAAGCCGAGTTCTCGCGCACGTATTCGCGGACCCATCGGAATCAGAACCCGATTGCTGGCGATCGTGCTCATCCCGAGCCTCGCATTGCTCGCCATCGGCATCGGCGGAGCACTCTATCTGGTCGACGACGGTCGCGAGTCGCAGGACTTCTCCGACGTCGCGGCCGCCGTCACCACCCCCGCCATCCGCATGGTCGAGGCGATGCAGGACGAGCGGCAGGCCTCGCTGCTGCATCTGGCCGGTTCGCCGCGCGGCACCGAGAGTCTGGTCGTCGCCCGGCGTAATGCCGACGCCGCGCTCGACGGCCTCTACGATCTGGCCCAGTCGGCCAAGGAGGCTCAGGGCGAGGTCGCCTCGGATGTCGATGGCTACTCCGAGATCTACGATCAGCTGCCGCAGTTGCGTAGCGCCATCGACGCCCGGGTCATCCCGGCCGCCCAGGTCTCCATGGTCTTCAGCACGGTCATCGACACCGTGGTGCAGGCCTCGCTGGTGGCCGCCGAGATCGCGCCGACCCCCGAGATCGCGGTGGGCCTCTACAACGCCGTACACGCGTTGCGCGCCGGTGAAGCGGTGGTCCGCGCGGCATCGATCGGCATCACCGCGATGCTGACCGGCCAGTTGCCCGCCGGTCAGCTCAGCGAGTTCGCCAGCCAGGTCGGCGATGCTCGCGGCGAGGTCGCCTTCAGCACCGGCATCGTCGAGGGCGAACGGCTGGCCGAACTCCAGGCGATCATCGCGGGCCCCGACTGGCAGCGCCTGGTCGCCATGGAGGACGCGTTCATCCAGCGCGGCCCGGTGGAGGCCGAGGATTCCTCGCCCGGCTCCGGTTCCTCGAGTTCGTCGAGTTCGAGTTCCGGTTCGAACGCCGGCGCCGGTTCGACGAGTTCGAACGGTTCCTCCGGCTCGACCGAGTCCGATGTCGCGCTGCCGATGAGCGCCGAGGACTGGGAGCGCACGGCCGACGCCGTCAGCGCCCAGCTGATGGGTCTGTGGGAGAACCTCAGCCGCGACCAGCACGCGGTGGCCATCGCCGAGGGTGACGAACTGGCCCGCAATTCGTTCTGGGCGGGCGGCGGCATTCTCGCCATCGCGCTGATCGCCTTCGCCGCGGCCATGCTGCTGGCCAACCGCTTCGTCGGCCGCATGCGCGGCCTGCGGCGGGAGACCCTCGAGCTGGCCGACGAGAAACTGCCCGCCACCATCCGCAAGCTGAGCGCGGGCCAGGACCTCGAGGCAGGCGAGGACATCGCGCCGCTGAAGTTCGGCAACGACGAGATCGGCCAGGTCGCCGACGCCTTCAACCGCGCCTACGCCTCCGCGGTCTCCGCGGCGGTCGCCGAAGGCAAGACCCGTGCGGGCGTCAACGCGGTCTTCCTCAATATCGCCCACCGCAGCCAGGTGATGGTGCACCGGCAGCTGGTCCTGCTCGACAAGGCCGAGCGCGAGGAAGAGGATCCTGCTCGTCTCGACACTTTGTTCCAGCTCGACCACCTCGCCACCCGCTCCCGGCGCAACGCCGAGAACCTGGTGATCCTCGGTGGCGAGCAGCCGGGCAGGCGCTGGCGCAATCCCGTGCCACTGGTCGAACTGGTCCGCAGTGCCGTGGCCGAGAGCCTCGACTACACCCGTATCCAGGCGGGCAAGCTGCCCGAGGTCCGGGTGCTGGGCAATGTCGTGGCCGACTTGATCCACCTCATCGCCGAGCTGACCGACAACGCGACCGCGTTCTCGCCGCCGGAGTCGCGCGTGGAGGTCTCGGGCAATCTGGTGGGCAAGGGCTTGGCGCTCGAGATCACCGACCAGGGCCTCGGCATGTCCGAAGCCGAGCTGACCGAACGCAACGAGCTGCTGGCCGAACCGCCGGACTTCAGTGTCGCGGCACTGTCCGGCGATGCTCGCCTCGGCCTGTTCGTGGTCGCGAAACTGGCTGCCCGGCATGGCATTTCGGTGCGGCTCGCCGATTCCGACTACGGCGGCGTCAAGGCGATCGTCCTGGTGCCCACCTCGCTGCTGTCCACCGGCCGCGAACAGGCACAGGTCACCGCCGGACCCACGGCGATCCCCGCCGCCCCGGCCGCTCCGGTGCCGCCGCAGACGGGCGGCTACCCGGCGCCGCACCCGTCCACCACGACGACCGCGGTCATGCAGCCGATAGGCGGCGGTCTGGCGGGCCGCGGCTCGTTCAACGGCTTCGTGCCACCTGCCACCACGGTGAGCACGGTGTCCGCACCGGGTGCGCCGGTCGAACAACCCCCGGCCGCGCCCGTCAAGCCCGCGCTGCCCCGGCGACGCAGGCAGAGCCCGGCCACCGCCGAGCCGACGCCCGCCGACACGCCGCCGCCGAGCCCGGCCGCCGCCCGGCCGCGCACCGCCGAACAGGCCAGAACCCTGATGTCGGCGATCGAGAACGGCACCAGGCAGGGCCGCCTGAACCGCATCGATACCGACGCCGGACACCCGGCGTCCGATCACAAGGAAGGTGCCGGTGACGACTCCCAAGCCCCCCAAGCCCCGTAG
- a CDS encoding aldehyde dehydrogenase family protein: MTATTRTAAASVRTDPATPLAREAAEALRALGVEVPAPGELIARTPITGEGLLTLAADDAASVDAAVERAAVAFRRWRTVPAPVRAAVVRRLAELLVAHKADLAALVTLEAGKIRAEALGEVQEMIDVCEFAVGLSRQLYGRTMPSERPGHRLMETWHPLGVVGVVSAFNFPVAVWSWNTAIALVCGDTVVWKPSETTPLTALACHTLVRRAAVEVGADPEVHQVIQGDARIGERLVDDERVALLSATGSVRMGRAVAPRVAARFGRCLLELGGNNGAIVTPSADLDLAVRAIVFAAAGTAGQRCTSLRRLIVHAEVVDRLMERLAEAYRTLRVGDPRADGVLVGPLIDARAYASMRSALDRAYADGGELVCGGERVEGSGEPFPAEAYYVRPAVVRMPEQTEVVREETFAPILYVLTYRDFEHALDLHNAVPQGLSSAVFTRDQREAERFLAVDGSDCGIANVNIGTSGAEIGGAFGGEKQTGGGRESGSDAWKAYMRRATNTINYSTELPLAQGVEFG, translated from the coding sequence ATGACGGCAACCACCCGTACCGCCGCCGCGAGCGTCCGCACCGATCCGGCAACCCCGCTCGCCCGGGAGGCCGCTGAGGCGTTGCGCGCACTCGGCGTCGAGGTGCCCGCACCCGGCGAGCTGATCGCGCGCACTCCCATCACCGGCGAGGGCCTGCTCACCCTCGCCGCCGACGACGCGGCGTCGGTCGACGCCGCCGTCGAGCGGGCCGCCGTGGCGTTCCGGCGATGGCGCACCGTGCCCGCGCCGGTGCGCGCCGCGGTGGTGCGCAGGCTGGCCGAACTGCTCGTCGCGCACAAGGCCGACCTGGCGGCGCTGGTGACCCTGGAGGCGGGCAAGATTCGCGCCGAGGCGCTGGGCGAGGTGCAGGAGATGATCGATGTCTGCGAGTTCGCCGTCGGCCTCTCGCGGCAGTTGTACGGGCGGACGATGCCCTCGGAGCGGCCGGGACACCGGCTGATGGAGACCTGGCATCCGCTCGGCGTGGTCGGGGTCGTCTCGGCGTTCAATTTCCCGGTCGCGGTGTGGTCGTGGAACACCGCGATCGCGCTGGTCTGTGGCGACACGGTGGTGTGGAAGCCGTCGGAGACCACACCGCTGACCGCGCTGGCCTGCCACACCCTGGTGCGCCGCGCCGCCGTCGAGGTGGGCGCGGATCCCGAAGTGCATCAGGTGATCCAGGGCGACGCCCGGATCGGGGAACGACTGGTCGACGACGAACGGGTGGCGCTGCTGAGCGCGACCGGCTCGGTCCGGATGGGCCGCGCCGTCGCCCCGCGCGTGGCCGCCAGGTTCGGCCGGTGCCTGCTCGAATTGGGCGGCAACAACGGCGCGATCGTGACGCCCTCGGCGGATCTGGACCTGGCGGTGCGCGCGATCGTGTTCGCCGCGGCCGGCACCGCGGGGCAACGCTGCACCTCGTTACGCAGGCTCATCGTGCATGCCGAGGTGGTCGACCGCCTGATGGAACGGCTCGCCGAGGCGTATCGGACACTGCGCGTGGGTGATCCGCGCGCCGACGGCGTGCTGGTGGGCCCGCTGATCGACGCAAGAGCCTACGCGAGCATGCGATCGGCGCTCGACCGCGCATACGCCGACGGCGGCGAACTGGTCTGCGGCGGTGAACGAGTCGAGGGATCCGGCGAGCCGTTCCCGGCGGAGGCGTACTACGTGCGCCCGGCCGTGGTGCGGATGCCGGAGCAGACCGAGGTGGTCCGCGAGGAGACCTTCGCGCCGATCCTGTATGTGCTCACCTATCGGGATTTCGAGCACGCACTCGACCTGCACAACGCTGTTCCACAGGGACTTTCGTCGGCGGTGTTCACCCGCGACCAGCGCGAGGCCGAGCGGTTCCTCGCCGTGGATGGTTCGGATTGCGGAATCGCCAACGTCAATATCGGCACCTCCGGCGCGGAGATCGGCGGCGCGTTCGGCGGGGAGAAACAGACCGGCGGCGGACGAGAATCCGGTTCGGACGCATGGAAGGCCTACATGCGCCGCGCCACCAACACGATCAACTACTCCACCGAACTCCCGCTCGCCCAAGGTGTCGAGTTCGGCTGA
- a CDS encoding Lrp/AsnC family transcriptional regulator — protein sequence MADTPAKPALDDIDRLLIRELMADGRATLSNLAEKASLSVSAVQSRVRRLEARGVIRGYTADVDPEALGQLLSAFVAITPLDPSQPDDAPAALQHIPGIEACHSVAGDESYVLLVRVASPRHLEQLLQEIRATANVRTRSTIILQTFYDR from the coding sequence GTGGCGGATACACCGGCAAAACCTGCACTCGACGACATCGATCGTCTGCTGATTCGGGAACTGATGGCAGATGGACGCGCCACCTTGTCGAACCTGGCCGAGAAAGCGAGCCTGTCGGTCTCGGCGGTGCAGTCGCGCGTACGCAGGCTCGAGGCGCGCGGCGTGATCCGCGGGTACACCGCCGACGTGGATCCCGAAGCGCTCGGGCAGTTGCTGTCGGCATTCGTCGCGATCACTCCTCTCGATCCCTCGCAGCCCGACGACGCTCCCGCCGCGCTCCAGCACATTCCCGGCATCGAGGCGTGCCACTCGGTGGCGGGGGACGAGAGTTACGTCCTGCTGGTCCGGGTCGCTTCGCCCCGGCATCTCGAACAGCTGCTGCAGGAGATCAGGGCGACAGCGAATGTCCGCACCCGCAGCACCATCATCCTGCAGACATTCTATGACAGATAG
- the lat gene encoding L-lysine 6-transaminase: MSLELERPRPGTATASAIVPAARVHDALSTHILADGFPLVLDLRASHGRTLVDQRDGAAYLDMFGFFASNALGMNHPALAQDRQFRAELAEVALNKPSNSDIYTVEMAAFVETFARVLGDPRLPHLFFIDGGALAVENALKVAFDWKSRHNEAHGRLGQARGTKVLHLTGAFHGRTGYTMSLTNTDPVKTARFPVFDWPRIDTPYLREGHPVEVAEALALDQARRAFAEHPHDIACFIAEPIQGEGGDRHLRAEFLRAMQRLCHENDALFVLDEVQTGVGGTGTAWAYQQLGLEPDVVAFGKKTQVCGIMAGGRVDEVPDNVFVVGSRLNSTWGGNLTDMVRARRILEVIERDDLFDRSRRLGAHLLARLRTLAAAHPSVTEPRGRGLMCAITLTTPELRDAAVTALREREHVLILGSGHRGIRFRPPLTVTAEELDQAVDALDRVLTVLG, encoded by the coding sequence GTGAGCCTCGAACTGGAACGCCCCCGGCCGGGGACAGCGACGGCTTCGGCGATCGTCCCCGCGGCTCGGGTGCACGACGCGCTGTCCACGCACATCCTCGCCGACGGTTTCCCGCTGGTGCTCGATCTGCGCGCCTCGCACGGCCGCACGCTCGTCGACCAGCGCGACGGCGCCGCCTATCTCGACATGTTCGGGTTCTTCGCCTCGAACGCACTGGGGATGAACCACCCGGCGCTGGCGCAGGACCGGCAGTTCCGCGCCGAACTCGCCGAGGTCGCACTGAACAAGCCGAGCAACTCCGACATCTACACCGTCGAGATGGCCGCGTTCGTGGAGACTTTCGCCCGCGTGCTCGGCGACCCGCGGCTACCGCACCTGTTCTTCATCGACGGCGGGGCGCTCGCGGTGGAGAACGCGCTCAAGGTCGCCTTCGACTGGAAGAGCAGGCACAACGAAGCCCACGGCAGGCTCGGGCAGGCCCGCGGCACCAAGGTGCTGCATCTGACCGGGGCCTTCCACGGTCGCACCGGTTACACCATGTCGCTGACCAACACCGATCCGGTGAAGACCGCCCGCTTCCCGGTCTTCGACTGGCCGCGCATCGACACCCCGTATCTGCGTGAGGGCCACCCCGTCGAGGTCGCCGAGGCACTGGCACTCGACCAAGCCCGCCGAGCCTTCGCCGAGCACCCGCACGACATCGCCTGCTTCATCGCCGAACCGATCCAGGGCGAAGGCGGTGACCGGCATCTGCGCGCGGAATTCCTGCGCGCGATGCAACGGCTCTGCCACGAGAACGACGCGCTGTTCGTCCTCGACGAGGTGCAGACCGGCGTCGGCGGCACCGGAACCGCCTGGGCGTACCAGCAATTGGGCCTGGAACCGGATGTGGTGGCCTTCGGCAAGAAGACCCAGGTGTGCGGGATCATGGCGGGCGGCCGCGTCGACGAGGTACCCGACAACGTCTTCGTGGTCGGCTCCCGGCTGAACTCGACCTGGGGTGGGAATCTCACCGACATGGTGCGTGCCCGCCGGATCCTCGAGGTGATCGAGCGCGACGACCTCTTCGACCGCTCCCGCCGGCTCGGCGCGCATCTGCTCGCCCGCCTGCGAACGCTGGCCGCCGCGCACCCGTCGGTCACCGAGCCCCGCGGCCGCGGACTCATGTGCGCGATCACCCTGACGACTCCCGAATTGCGCGATGCGGCGGTGACGGCCTTGCGGGAACGCGAGCACGTGCTGATCCTGGGCTCCGGGCACCGCGGCATCCGATTCCGGCCGCCGCTGACCGTGACCGCCGAAGAACTCGATCAGGCTGTCGACGCGCTCGACCGGGTACTCACCGTCCTCGGGTGA
- a CDS encoding RNA-guided endonuclease InsQ/TnpB family protein → MGRVVKRAYKYRFYPTPEQVEQLARTFGCVRYVYNRALAERSRAWAQEQRRVSYAESDKLLTGWKRDPDTVWLTEPSKGPLQAVLRHLQGAFEKFWRKQAKYPRFKKKGRSRDSATYFSNCFTFRDGRLKLAKQSQPLDIRWSRPLPEGGVPSQVTVSKDAAGRYFVSLLVEETVLEHPATDVVVGVDAGITSLYTFSTGEKIGNPRYEKRDRARLARAQRVLSRKQKGSTNRAKARRKVARVHARIVDRRRDHLHKLSSRLVRENQVIAIEDLCVRNMLRNRCLARAISDASWAEFRSMLEYKAGWYGRTVVAVDRFYPSSKTCSVCGRVIEELPLHMREWTCACGAVHDRDVNAARNIRAAGLVVLACGDGVSPSHS, encoded by the coding sequence ATGGGGCGGGTGGTGAAGCGGGCGTATAAGTATCGCTTCTATCCGACCCCTGAGCAGGTTGAGCAGTTGGCCCGCACGTTCGGTTGTGTGCGGTATGTGTACAACCGGGCGTTGGCGGAACGTTCCCGCGCATGGGCTCAGGAGCAGCGCCGCGTTTCGTATGCGGAGTCCGACAAGCTTCTCACCGGCTGGAAGCGCGATCCGGACACGGTGTGGTTGACCGAGCCGTCGAAGGGGCCGTTGCAGGCGGTGTTGCGGCATCTGCAGGGCGCGTTCGAGAAGTTCTGGCGCAAACAAGCCAAGTATCCGCGGTTCAAGAAGAAGGGCCGGTCGAGGGATTCGGCGACCTATTTCTCGAACTGTTTCACCTTCCGCGACGGCCGGTTGAAGCTGGCCAAGCAGTCGCAGCCGCTGGATATCCGCTGGTCGCGGCCGCTGCCGGAGGGTGGGGTGCCGTCGCAGGTGACGGTGTCCAAGGACGCGGCGGGCCGCTACTTCGTCTCGCTGCTGGTCGAAGAGACCGTCTTGGAACACCCGGCCACGGATGTGGTGGTGGGGGTGGATGCGGGGATCACCTCGCTGTATACGTTCTCGACCGGGGAGAAGATCGGCAATCCCCGGTACGAGAAGCGCGACCGCGCTCGGTTGGCGAGAGCCCAGCGGGTGTTGTCGCGCAAGCAAAAAGGATCAACCAACCGGGCGAAGGCCCGGCGGAAAGTGGCGCGTGTCCATGCGCGGATCGTGGATCGGCGTCGCGATCATCTGCACAAGCTGTCGTCTCGGTTGGTGCGCGAGAACCAAGTGATCGCCATCGAGGACTTGTGTGTGCGGAACATGCTGCGCAACCGCTGCCTGGCTCGGGCGATCTCGGATGCGAGCTGGGCGGAGTTCCGGTCGATGCTGGAGTACAAGGCCGGCTGGTACGGGCGCACGGTGGTGGCGGTGGATCGGTTCTATCCGTCGTCGAAGACGTGTTCGGTGTGTGGTCGGGTCATCGAGGAACTGCCGTTGCACATGCGGGAGTGGACGTGTGCGTGTGGTGCGGTGCATGATCGGGATGTGAACGCGGCGAGGAATATACGCGCGGCTGGGCTGGTCGTGCTGGCCTGTGGAGATGGTGTGAGTCCGTCCCACAGTTGA